The genome window GGGAGATCCTGAAACAAACCCTCGCCTGAGGACAGCGATTTTGGCTGCAAAAAACGCCAATATGCCCCGTGATAACATCGAACGCGCCATCAAGCGCGGAACGGGTGAGATCGAAGGCGCAACCTATGAAGAGATCACCTATGAAGGTTATGGACATAACGGCGTAGGCATTGTTGTCGATGTGATGACGGACAACAAAAACCGCACGGTAGCGGAGCTGAGACACACCTTTTCCAAATATGGAGGGAACTTGGCTGAAAGTGGTTCGGTGGCCTGGAATTTTGACCTGAAGGGATACTTCAATGTCCCCGTAACCGGGCTGGATGAAGAAGAGTTTATGATGCAGGCATTGGAAGCTGGAGCGGAAGATGTGGAAACGGGTGATGAGTACTTTGAAGTATTCACATCCCCAGGAGATTTCCACACAGTTTTGGGAAATATGGAAACAGCTGGATTTCCGGTGGAAAACGCTGAACTGACCAGAGTACCAAAGACAACCGTGAATGCGGACGATGTTGCAGCAAAACTGATGAAACTGATCGATATGCTGGAAGACCTGGACGATGTCCAAAAGGTCTATGCCAATTTCGAGTTTTCCGATGAGGTTATGGCAGAGCTAAATCAGGAATGATGATAGTTGGTATTGATCCCGGTAGTCGCTACTGTGGTTACGGGCTCATTCAAACTGAGGGAATTAAAGTAGTAGCCGCGGGTTGCCAAGTAATTGACGTAACCCGCGAAAACTCTTTAGGGGACAGACTTAAGCTCTTGCACTCATCTATCGTGGCTGTCTTGGAAGAGTATAAACCGGATTATGCCGCTGTGGAATCCATGTTTTTTCAAAAGCACATCAAGAGTATCTTTACTTTGGGACATGCCAGGGGTGTTGTTTTATTGGCCTTGGCTCAGCAGAATATCCCAATCGTGGAATATAGTCCCAGAGAGGTTAAAAAAGCGGTGGTGGGAAATGGAAATGCCACCAAGGCGCAGATTCGCTATATGATACATCAGCTATATAGCTTGAAAGAGTCCGATAATCGCGATGACGCCTATGATGCTCTTGCGATAGCTACCACTCACTTTAACCGTATAAAATGGAATAAAAAGTAAATGATCCACTATATAAAAGGAATCCTGGTTCACAAGAGCCCGATGCAAGCTATCATCGATACCATGGGGATTGGCTGGGAGTTGTTGATCCCAGTATCTACTTACGAGATGCTGCCGTCAACGGGAAAGGAGTGTTCTTTGTACACGGCTCTCAACCTTAGTCAGGACGATGCCCGTTTATACGCTTTTTACACAGTGGCAGAGCGCGAACTATTCGCTCAATTGACCAAAGTGAGCGGAATCGGGCCCAAGATAGCAATTTCGGTGTTATCCACGCTTAGCATTTCCGCTTTCGTGAAGAGCATCAGAAGCGGAGAAGAGGGTCTCTTGACCAGAGTTCCCGGCATCGGTAAAAAGAGTGCGCAGCGTATGATTGTGGAACTGAAAGACAATATCCATAACATGATGGATTACATCGAAGATAATCAGATATCCAGCGAAGAAGGTTCGCTTCAGGAAGCGGAAACGGCTCTTTTGGCACTGGGTTACAATAGTCAGGCTATACAGAGGGAACTGAAGATGCTAAGCGAGGAAGACTTGCAAATGCCTGCGGAAAGCCTGATTAAGGAGATCATCAAGAGACTGTATCAGAGGGCAAAATGAACTTTAGGGAAGAAGCATACAACACTATTCTGAAGGTGTTCAAGAATAGTGAGTTTTCGGATACTCTCCTGCAACAAAGAGCTAAAAAAATGAAAACTTCCGGTGAGGATATCCGGCTCTTTTATACCACTGTAAAGGGTGTGATCAAGATGCGGCAGAAGCTGGATTACATTCTTTCACATTATACCGAAAAGAAGAAATATGAAGCTACTGATCTCAAGATCAAGATCATGCTGTATCTGGGTTTGTATCAGATAATCTATCTGGATACCATACCGGATCATGCTGCTGTGAATGAAACAGTGGAGCTGGCCAAGAAAGTGCTGTCCGAGAACGTCGCAGACTTTGTGAACGCTGTATTGAGAGCTTATATCAAAGAAGATAAAACTGTTTATCCCGATGATCCGGCATTGCGAATAGCGTATGAACACTCTTATCCGCCGGATTTGATCCGCACCTGGATTAATTTGTGGGGGGAAGAATCCACAGAATATATGGCGATGTATTTCAATGAAAATCCGGCTTTACACATCCGGGTAAACTCCACTGCGACCAGTCCGGAGAAGTTATTGAGCTATTTCAAAAGGCGTGATATCGAAATTGTACCTTGCTCGGCAAGTAGAATGATGTTTCACACTCATCAGAGTGCAGAAGTTCTGGGCGAAGTGGCATTTTCAGAAGGATATTTCTCCGTTCAGGATACTTCAGCTGCCTTGGTGGTGGAGCTTTTGGATCCCAAAGAAGAACAATCCGTGTTGGACCTTTTTGCTGCTCCCGGTGGAAAATGCACTTACATTGCGGAAAGAATGAACAACACTGGAGAGATTGTGGCTGTGGATAAGATTCCCAAAAAGATGAAGCTTTTGAAACAAGCAGCTGACAGACTGCAGCTTACGAACATCATCCAGGTAGTAAGCGATGCACTGACCTACGGACCAGTGGCACCTGCTTTCGATAGAGTGTTGGTGGATGCTCCGTGCTCTGGTTGGGGAGTGTTTTCACGTAAAGCCGATCTGCGCTGGCAGGCTCACAACGATGTGGTGGAACTGGTGAAACTTCAAGAAAAAGCTCTGGAACGAGCAGCGAACTTCGTTGCTCCCGAAGGATATCTGGTGTATTCCACTTGCACCATGAATCCGAAAGAGAATGAAGAGCAGATTGCCAGATTCCTGGCGAAGAATCCAAAATTCCGCTTAGTCCCTGCAGATACAATAATTAATGCAGAATATACCGAAAACGGTTATTTGAAGACCATCCCTTTCAAGCATCATATGGATGGTGCTTTTGCAGCAAAAATGCAGAAGAATAAGTAGGAGAAGACATGGCCAGTAAAAAAGCGAAACAATGGGGCTATGTAATAGGAATTGGAGTAGGGATCATCTTCGTAACTGCCTTCCTGTTCAGTCAGATCATCCTGCCTTTGCTGTTGGGAGGGGCAGAGACGCTTGAAACTCCAGAGGTAACCGGATTGGCCTTGACTCAAGCCAAACGCATCTTGCAGGAATTGAAGCTGCACCCGGTAGTAAAGGATTCTGTATTTAGTGAGACTATGAAATTGGATGTAGTTATGGATCAATCACCGGCTCCAGGTTCAAGGATTAAAGAGGACGGTACAGTATATCTGGTAATAAGCAAAGGCAGTAAGATGATCAAGGTACCAGATGTCTTGGGCACTGG of Candidatus Cloacimonadota bacterium contains these proteins:
- a CDS encoding YebC/PmpR family DNA-binding transcriptional regulator — its product is MSGHNKWSTIKHKKAATDAKRGKIYTRIVKEIILAAKGGGGDPETNPRLRTAILAAKNANMPRDNIERAIKRGTGEIEGATYEEITYEGYGHNGVGIVVDVMTDNKNRTVAELRHTFSKYGGNLAESGSVAWNFDLKGYFNVPVTGLDEEEFMMQALEAGAEDVETGDEYFEVFTSPGDFHTVLGNMETAGFPVENAELTRVPKTTVNADDVAAKLMKLIDMLEDLDDVQKVYANFEFSDEVMAELNQE
- the ruvC gene encoding crossover junction endodeoxyribonuclease RuvC, with translation MIVGIDPGSRYCGYGLIQTEGIKVVAAGCQVIDVTRENSLGDRLKLLHSSIVAVLEEYKPDYAAVESMFFQKHIKSIFTLGHARGVVLLALAQQNIPIVEYSPREVKKAVVGNGNATKAQIRYMIHQLYSLKESDNRDDAYDALAIATTHFNRIKWNKK
- the ruvA gene encoding Holliday junction branch migration protein RuvA, translated to MIHYIKGILVHKSPMQAIIDTMGIGWELLIPVSTYEMLPSTGKECSLYTALNLSQDDARLYAFYTVAERELFAQLTKVSGIGPKIAISVLSTLSISAFVKSIRSGEEGLLTRVPGIGKKSAQRMIVELKDNIHNMMDYIEDNQISSEEGSLQEAETALLALGYNSQAIQRELKMLSEEDLQMPAESLIKEIIKRLYQRAK
- the rsmB gene encoding 16S rRNA (cytosine(967)-C(5))-methyltransferase RsmB; the encoded protein is MNFREEAYNTILKVFKNSEFSDTLLQQRAKKMKTSGEDIRLFYTTVKGVIKMRQKLDYILSHYTEKKKYEATDLKIKIMLYLGLYQIIYLDTIPDHAAVNETVELAKKVLSENVADFVNAVLRAYIKEDKTVYPDDPALRIAYEHSYPPDLIRTWINLWGEESTEYMAMYFNENPALHIRVNSTATSPEKLLSYFKRRDIEIVPCSASRMMFHTHQSAEVLGEVAFSEGYFSVQDTSAALVVELLDPKEEQSVLDLFAAPGGKCTYIAERMNNTGEIVAVDKIPKKMKLLKQAADRLQLTNIIQVVSDALTYGPVAPAFDRVLVDAPCSGWGVFSRKADLRWQAHNDVVELVKLQEKALERAANFVAPEGYLVYSTCTMNPKENEEQIARFLAKNPKFRLVPADTIINAEYTENGYLKTIPFKHHMDGAFAAKMQKNK
- a CDS encoding PASTA domain-containing protein: MASKKAKQWGYVIGIGVGIIFVTAFLFSQIILPLLLGGAETLETPEVTGLALTQAKRILQELKLHPVVKDSVFSETMKLDVVMDQSPAPGSRIKEDGTVYLVISKGSKMIKVPDVLGTGYQEAMLTLRNYDLRSTIVDSVYSDRYPRNTVVRSMPSAHTRIEKRSMVRLSLSKGPEPLPDSLDWLDGEGL